In the genome of Megachile rotundata isolate GNS110a chromosome 16, iyMegRotu1, whole genome shotgun sequence, the window CGTTGTGGCTACCTTGTCCGCGTTACTACCAGCCCACTGTCGTCCCTGCTTCCACGATTCCTATGACGAGGCTCCCAATCCTACAGTACAGATTGTTACCTGACTGTTAATCAGAACCTCGTCTCATCTGTAGAAACCAAGTGACCGAATATCGAACAATTGTTTGTCACAGTGGTGAACGTGAAGGAGGAACCGGGAAGCGTGACGGTGTCAAGCACCAGCGTAGGTGGAGTAGTTCCATCCGGAATGATGGGGTCCACAACTCCGACAGGAGTATCAACCACCGGTTTCTCGCCTATGGAGTTCCAGTCTCGATCCAAGTGTTTCATGTGAATCAATTCCTCGTCCAGGTTGTTGAATCTCGTCAGAGTCCCAAGGGATAGTCTTGCTGGTCCTTCACGAAGCGGTAAGCAAGAATTTGAAGGTCGAGAACAGGGCAGTGTCCACGGAACTTTGTGCTACGAGACCGCTGATGGAGCTGGTGAACGGTCGAAGCTGTCTCAGAGGTCTCCCGCTGACGGACAGCTACGTTCACGTGTGTTTTCGAGCGCTACACAGTATTCGATATTTAAGCGAGATAAGGGACAAGTCCATGACCCGCGAGTCGGTCTCTTCTGAAGGGTCCACTCGCGAGATCTCCATAGATAACGTCTAATTTAAGTTGTCGCAGGAAGACGTGTCGGACGATAGACACGCTCttcttttatacatatatatataacagACAAATATACCTAGATTCATAGTGATTTAACCTGTATCTGAACGTGTAGATCGCATATCGAAATAGAAATCTGTCTGGACGATTCGTTGTATGTACATAATGTAATTGCCTAAGTGTACCCATAGCTTTCTGATCACTATCGTCTCCTCGCTTTAAGGACTCTGGGCATGTGGCAGCTTCTGTAATTATATggaaaaaactgaaataaatctCTATTATTTAACGCTTATCGAAGGGAGATGTTATTTACCTTTCACAAATGGGTTGGAAGTATAATTAGACTTGAAGATTAATTCTTGAGTTTCAAATTAAATCCGTGCAACGAGCGTTTCCCTAAAATTCAAAGCTATACTCTAATATTATATTTCGAATATAACAGTTGAATTAAAAGAGGAAAGAACCATTACTACCAGTTGAACCGGTGATTCAGGAGAGCCTCTGGCTGAGAATATCCGGTGAAAAAGAACGATAGGAGAGAAGCAAAGGGAAAAGTAGCCAATGGCCAGCAATGGCGATGTTTATGAAAACGATAATGTTTTACAAACACGGTCCGCTCGAGCGAGCTTTAATATTCCCCGTAAAAGAGAGGTTCGCCGTGCACCGCGTCAACACCGTACGTGCATCAGCGCAGGAATAGCACGTGCACTTTATTTTTCGTCTGGAAATCGATCGCGCGAGCACGTCCCTTCTAACGTTTAGGCTTGAAATAAATCTTGCGTGGTCGATGGGTCTGGAAAAGAACGGGCTGGTATGAATGGAATGGACAGAAATTAATATGGattcttttaatcatttttaacttGCAAACTTCCTTATCCACTTTTTATTGCATATACTTCTTCTAACTTATATTTATTCTTCATGTATTGTTTCAAAGATTGACGGGCCGGTATGAATGGAATGGACAGAAATTAATATGGattcttttaatcatttttaacttGCAAACTTCCTTATCCACTTTTTATTGCATATACTTCTTCTAACTTATATTTATTCTTCATGTATTGTTTCAAAGATTGACGGGCCGGTATGAATGAGATGGACAGAAATTAATATGGattcttttaatcatttttaacttGCAAACTTCCTTATCCACTTTTTATTGCATATACTTCTTCTAActcataattattttgtttcaaaGATTTATCTAAAACAGAAcgtataataaatcataaagaATTTATCATCATAGACAATTAAGACAAATTGGAGTACCTTACACTCTCCACAGATCTTTTCATTCTGTGTTGTAGAAACACAGCCATGTTTTAGCAACAAGATTCTCTGTAGCTGGGAGGGTCTAGCAACATCCTTGCACTCTCATTGGTTGTCATAGGCAGGTAAAAATATTGACTTCCTCTGGAAGATGAGCGTAGGGATAGACAGCGGGCCTTGAGATACCATTGGTCGCATGGGACAGGTAAGTCTGTATTTATGGAGCAAGAAGGGAGTAGTCGACTCCTATAGGACGATTACCGACCTTCCTTTTTTGACCCTACTCTATATTATATACTGACTTCAAAAGATTATATTGTAGTATTGATCTTTCAACATTagtgcaatttaatttttcataatagttttgaatattcaagtttataaaaaaatgaaaccgATGCCTAAGATTCTCAACAGCGATTATCGAATCTCTCCGGTTTGTTTTGCGCGACGGTGGAGGCTACACCAAACATAAACGTCAGATACTGTTCGTTTTACTTGAACAGTTTCGATAAGCAAACACAGACGTTAATCATCGGGACCGACCACAGCCTGGAACGAATCCACCGAAAGTCAGGTAAATTATTCGGTGTTTCCTCGTGGCTCGAGTTACAAAGATGTAGGTGCAATATTTTACAACGAAACGTGACCCTATTGTTTCTACTCTCATtgtcagaatttggaaaattatatcGCGGTTCAACGTCCACGTACATTAAATCATTGTTTATAAAAGACTTTCCTAGCTATGAAGTCAAATAAAAAGGTTGACGGAGAATTCCTTCGGTTCCGTCGCGACGAGATTCACACGCACGTGCATCGTCGTGGCGTGTAAATAGAGGGCGGAGGTGACATATAGCGACAGCCAGAGCAAGCGTGTCGACCATTTAGGCGACTATTAGCAGCTTCACAGTCTCTGCCATACATGTGCGTTGGTACGTCTCGTTTAGTACATTACTTGATCCTTCCACGCCTTTCCTGATACGCATAATCCATTCACTAACATCCATACAGAACATTCCTGAGCATTCTTCAGCTATAGGAACTTGAGGTCAGGAAGTAAAGCACTGGAAATAAAGGAAAGCAAGTActacttttttaaaaaatgaaatagagACAATTAAGAAAACTAAAATAAAGTGAATACCTCACACTTTTTTTTCAAATGTCttcattttattattgcttCATGTTATCATCATGCTTCAGCATAGAGTCCATATATTTAATACTagatataatatttttgtgcTCTTATTagttgttcaaagtaaaatattatcaaaagAATATTGATCAAAAACATTGATTAAAAGTAAATGAAAGATTGTATAGGAGTTTCTTTTTCTATGAGAGGCCGGTTAAATCTTATTGGAACGATTTTTTCTTATCTATATTTGGCTCCACCTTAAGAATTACTCGGCTCGTTTACCCGGTCGTTAGAGTGGATTTAACTGGACGAAACGAGGGAGAGTGTGTCAGATATCGTTCGACCGAGTTCTGGTAATCCTCGCGTGGAACGGACGGCAATAAATTGTCGGAGACGCCGCGTCGGAAAAGAGAATCAGTGTTACGCAGTCCATTTACTTCTCGAGGCGTCACCTAAAATCAGTTAATTATATTCTAACTCCCTATCATCCTACCTCACTgaattaataactaattttaCTAGTGTACTTAATCATTAAGCATAAAAAAGGTAACAGCtgtaacttgtaaattttagCAAACGTTTGTACTGCTTCAAATTTATGGTAGTAAATTTTCTGCTCTTATTCTGCAAATTCAAATAATTGCACTTGTCTTAACAGCGTgtgaacattaaaaataaagcttgaacttataaatattaaaatatattacttcAAGAAAGTAACGAAACAAGTGTAACAGAACAGAAGTTCATGGTAacatttattttctaaaattgatattaataattagcGCATATTTTAAAAGAGTATctaatcattaaaaataaagttgaaaACAGCTGTTTCTTGTAAATCTCTCAAATGTTTACGCACTGCTTAAAACAACCAAAGCAATAAATCAAGTATGTAGTAATAAACCTATTCTCTGATTTTACATTTGAAATCTTGAGGCAGCTACTTTTTCTGCTTCTACATATTTACAGAATGTGTTGCAGTaagtttaatttctttttctaatCGAAATAGCAAAGATAGGGCCACACATGAACGCGAAAATTGTAAAGTATTCGCGGCGGTTGGCCACCAAGAGCAAAAGAAAGAGCGCGTGGCTTTTACAAAGAGCATAACGACGCGGACAATTTGTAGCAGAGTGTCAACGAAGCCGTTTCTATTTTCGAGACGATGCGCGCTGCTATCTTTTCGCCTGTGTATTCCCTCGTCGCCTGCtcgtctttctctgtctccacCTACTCCTCTTTCGTCTTTTTTCAGCCTCCACACCGGTGCACCGATTTCTACGTAAATTTACACGCAATTAATCCATCCACGTGGTCGTCTCTTGTTATCATGACACGCGATTCTTCAATCTGTTCTGAATGATGTAAAAAAGAAGAGACAATTCCAGGCAGATAAATATAAACTTGCGAGAGGCAGGAACATTCTGACAAGAAAAGGTCACACGGTAGCGAAGATCATGTTTGATATTCAATCCAACATGTTTGTAAACCAATGaaatatctttgtaaataataGTTCAGGAAAATTAGGCAAAACTGTGACCTATTCTTTTTGCGAACATCTGTGCGACTTATGAACAATGCATAGACACGTTAAACTTTGTAGGTTTTAAAGCTTCTTCAGGCATTGACAACGTTGATACTCAGGATCTGCAAACAGGGCAGTATTTTAGAAGAATAAGCAGAATTAAAGTACCACTGAACAGCTACGAGTAGtgtgtatattaataatatagatgCAATACGATAGTGCGTACCGTGTTCGAGCACATGTGCTTGGAAACCAATGGGCACGTACCGAACGTCTTAACGGTACGTCCTTCTGTTTCTGAGGTGCCTCACGACACGTACGCGTGCATGAAAATCGACGACTATTCGGGTTTCAAGGAACCAGAGTGCAACGTGTTCCGCGGCTTATTAAGCGTTCGGATTATTTTCGGCTCTTCCGGAGGAAAGGATCTCCTGTTCGATACGTAGAAAAATTGTGGACGAGGTTACATCAGCTTATCAATAAAATACTAAACTCCCTCGTACgtagtttatttttattcggaCTAGGTCCTTATATAAACAATCAACCTATATCTTTAGaaagtcaaataaaaattagactgtaaaataaaatggtgcaaattaatttgttattctatcttgttaataatgagattaTCAGTATACAAAGTAATGCGATCATtgaaaatgattgaaaatatTGACAGAAAAAAGTAACATATAAAAGAAGGTACCTGAAAAGCAGGATGGTGGTTCAGGAAGGTATAATACAGACTAAAGCCTATTTGATTATTCCtttatattaacaatatatttaatcTTCGGTACACGGGTAAAATCCACGTGCACAGGATGTACTGTATCTGTGATCGTATGCGTTGATAAAAACACTCGCGCACAAAAATGTCCTTCAACGTTTTCTTAATACTTGATTCTAAACGACTTCTGGTCGACACACGGGGAATGACTGACGGAAGGAGAATGGAAATTGCACGTACAACGTACAAGCTGATGCCTTCCAATCGAACGGCTAATCCTCTTCAAGAAGGTCGTCGTCGAGACTTACACCCTGAAACACAAAATGTACTGTTAACTTTTGTTTCAatacttcatatatttttactaattcTATCAACATGTTAATGCACAATGTAACAACTATTACATTAGTCTTTGATTTATAAAAGCAAACATGCACATTAATCTCACATTCCTATATTCACggatctctagattccaatacGCCTAGAACATAGTATTGCTAGAACTCAATATACCTTACGATTAGTCAATTTTTATCTAGAAAGTGTAATACAATAGATAAATGAAGGAAAGGCTATACCAAGTGGGATACAGAGGGTTCCGTGCACAAATGTTATGGCAATAAGGCTGTAAAGAAAATGAACCGTGACTGGCGTGAAGTCAACAAACCTTAAGCTTCCGAATCCCCTCTACAAACATTAGTTTTACAGCCTAAAgctttttcttattaatttcataGTCATTTCTATGACAGACATCACTACAGCTTCCTTCAACTTGTATAGACAATATCCCTTTTTATCTTTTTTGATTTTCCTGGTTTAACAAAGCAGTGTTTCATCTTTTTCTGTTCTATTTAATGACCACTTCGTTTTGCTCGACAGGACGTGTTCACACACAACAGTCAAGATCGATATAAAGCCGTACACACACGCGTGAGGCACGTGTGTGTGCGTTACGCTCGGCTTCAGACTGTTTTGGTAATGTAATACCCGGCTAGAATTACGCGACCGTATTTAAGGGTATTAAGGCATCGTCTAGTTGCACCCTGCTCATTCGCCTTCCTcccttcttctctttctcttcctcttGACCTCGATTCACCTATCGTTTTACTTATATACTTACGATTTTGTTATTCCGATTGATATTTGATCGTGTCTGTCTCGAAACGATCGACGGAATTGTTAGGTTATAAAATGAATTGACATCACATGTTCACACGTCACAGACTTACTTTCAGTTTCAGAAGTACTTATGTCAGGCAGCATGCATAAGGTTGCATGGAAAAAAAGGCAAAAATGAGGCACGAAATTCACACAAAACGAGAGAGTACAAACGAAAAAGTATTCGAAGGAATGGACGACGGGCTTACTGTAGTATCTATGGTTTCGTCAATTTCGAAATCGAGGTCCAAATCGTCTTCGTCCACGGTGAGCGGCCTGGAGTTGCTGCTAGGCTTTGCAGCTTTTTCAGGAACGCTTGATTTTTCAGCGGATGGTGGAATTACTTTACTAATATCCAGATCTTGTAACCTATTCGTCAAACCTTCGGTCGATGGCACTTCGAATTCACCGTTGGTAGTTGTGCCTGGTTTATACGTGAATTGATTCGCTTCTTCTGCAGCTAACATTTCCTCGAACGGTTTTCGGTCAACATTGgactataacaaaataaatatatcattaTTAAAACATCACTTTCTTGTCAACCATATATAACCGTTAATACGATAGATCGAATAcgaataaattcaaatttcgaTTGATCGAACGATCGATAAATTCCAATAGCGAACTATCGAGAAATAAAACAATTCGATGTGTCGAATGGTGCGAAATTCAAACAGAATAATATGAATGTGCTCTTACTTGCACGTTTGGGAACGCAGAGGCAGGAATTTTCTGTTTGCTTTGTTCTCTAAGAAATTGTTCGACTTTCAACGATTCCCTGTAGCCAGGGAACAGATTTTCGTACTGTTCAGGATCGGCCAAGCTTTGTCCAGCCTTCTCGCTCACCGTGGATAACTTTTCTTTCCACAGTTTGACGATCGATGAAATTTTACTTGGTGCATATGTTCTGGCGAAGAACGCAGCTTCAGGAATTCTATCCGTTTTTATAAGAATGTCTAAACATTTATCCACATCTCCGAGAATGAAGTACGACAAGAAAGAAATGTTGTTCTTGCCGGTTTCGTTGGCATCCGCACCGAGTTTCTGAATCATATTTGCGTTACCGGTGCTGGTTGCGAGCAGTAGAAGTCCTCCGAAGTCTTGTGCTTGATGCAAACATTCTTGTGCCAAGCACAATTTACCCTTTTGAGTGGCAAGTGACGCTAATTGTCGCCATTTTTGTTGACTGTTGGCTTCTTTAGCGAGCGAGTGCGCTGTAACGAGATCTCCTAACGCCAGAGCCAGTTCAAACCTGTGTTCCGGGTCTGTGGAAACTGCTAACGCTTGTTCTTTGAAACCCTGAAATATTTACGCTTTAAATAATAATCTTCTTAAACCTCCTACAAACGATATTGTTCAAAAATACAAACCTGTTTTTCTAAAAAGTGTGCAACCCGTGTTCGATGTTCCTTTGGAACTGTAGGCAGTACTCTGTCCGCTGTTTCGAAATCTTTTCGCATAACGGCTGTTTGATATTCCAGTACAGAAAGTAATAACGAATATGACACGACTGATAATTCTTTATCGCATAAGTACAATCTATTGTCCCTAGGAACATATCCAAGAAGATACATCGGTCTATCCAAATGTGAGACAGTCACAACTTCTCCACCGACGAAGTAGTTTACCCGGTTGACGCTGTTCGTGTAAATGAAACAGTCACCCACCCAGAGACCAGTTTTCACAACCTCGCTCATTTCTGCAACCATCTAAAATGCGTCGCACGTTGTAGAAAATTTCTTTTCTCGTTATTGCACTTGAAGATGCAAATGACCTACCTCGAAAGCCTCTTCAATGTCTTCTGAATTTTCAGGAGCATACACGACAGCATCAGAATGAtactttaaaatgaaatattgatcGGACGTGGCTAATGTTACCAAAGAAGCGTTCTCGGCCCAGTAAACATGAGTAGGTTGAATGTCTATACGGCGAACCAATTTTAATGTATCCCAATCGAAGAAAGATAGGCCAGATCCAGATGAAACGCCCAATAAAAATCCACCAAAGATACCTATacaataaaacaatataaataaacgatgtacatatatgttatgtATTGAATAATCATCATTATAATTACCATCAGCGCCAAATTCGGGTTTAAAGCTCTTCTTCTCTTTGAAGTTCTTAAAAACTTTTACAGTAGTGTTACTTTCTCTGACAGCATACTGACTTGAATCAGCAGCCCATACAAATTCTGATGCCTGTCCGAATGCTTTGTTTCTTAGTGCCATGGAGGTGTAAATAATATATTCTCCATCTCCACAAACCACCAAAAATCTCCCATTTGGATTGTGCTGAATAGTCTGTGGATAAATTTCACAGGCACCCATGTCTTTCACTGCCAATGGGAGTCTTTCTCCATCTTGTGCTTCTTCTCCTAGGGCTTTTAAGTTTACTTGCTGTATTTCGCTGTGTTTTGCCCACACAATTTTGCCACCCAAAGAATCCATAGAAACAGCAGGCTCTTCTCTTCCAACTTTTACCATAACACTGCCCTCATCATAACCAATTGCTACATTGTTTGAACCTCGCATACAGGCAATTGTCCACACTCTCTCAAAACCATAGTTCAGAGATGATTCTAGTCTGTATGTTCCTGCATGCCATATTCTTACAGTACCATCCTCAGAACCAGTAAGTATAATAGGTAATTCTGGATGGAAGCAAACTGCTGAAATATTCTGCGTGTGTCCTTCCAAAGTCTGTACACAAGTCTTATTCTGATAATCccatattttaacatatttgtCGTCTGCTCCTGATATTAAATATGGTTTGTCACCACCATGATAGTAGTCAACGCAATTAGCACCCTTTTCATGGCCTTCCAGTGTGAAATTGGCAGTAGAAGATCCAAGTTGCCATACTTTTACAGTTCTGTCCAATGAAGCGCTAGCAAATGTATTATTATCCTTTGGATTAAACACAATTTGCATAACATAATGAGTATGACCTTCAAATACTTGCTGCCCTATCCAGGCCTTTTCCCAGTTccataatttaattaacatatCATCTAAATAGACAAAGACATTAAttaaagtacaaaaatattattaaacaatagATAAACAGGTTAACACATACCACTACTAGTTAATATAAATGGCTGTGTTGGGTGCACAGCAATACATCTGACATAATCACTGTGTGCTTCAAAAGCGTGCACCCTCTCCaaagtattgtaattaaatACTCTTATATGCATGTCATCGGAACCAGTGACAACCCAATTTTTACGTGGCACAAATTTGGCTGTACGAACTGGCAAGTCGCACACTTCAAACGTTTTAACCAACATCTGAGTTTCATGATTCCAAATATTAACATTCCCTTGGTACAACGAACAGAGCATCCATGGTTCAGTTGGGTGAAGATCAACGCTCTTCACTCTGTCTGACCTTGCGGTCAGCTTCCGCTTGATATCTAACCTGAGTggctataataaaaaaataaaaatgtaagtttATATCCTTAGAACAAGATGCATAATGTTCAATCATCATGGCAGAAAGTAAAATTAGATTCACTAATCTGTTACCATTtcatatattcaattttattgagaTTCGAAACGAGGTTCATAACTGAATGAAATATGCAATGACTTTATTGAATGCTTGATATACACGCTGAAAATGATGGTAAGATATTCTGATGAAAAACTGGAGGAAAAAATGACATGCCGTGGGGAAATCATTGTTGTTTAATATAGGGGAGTGGATATTTTGACGTGTCAAAGAAGTAAGCACGGCTGTAGTGTCAATAAGCAAGTGTCTACAGGTGTTTACCGGTGACATAAAATTTACATATCGTttcctttattttaaaaatacctaCCATTATTTCCTATAGAATGTATATTCACAGTGTACAAGAATTCTTAAGCTTAACGATGTAGACACTAACAGATCCGAATCTCCTGCCATCAAGTTAGGACGTGGCCGATGCTCGTAGCGAAAATGGCGTCCGCCTGCATCAGATGCTCATTGCTGAAATaccgataaaataaatattatccgACGTATCTCTTGCTCTCACTGTTACAATCGTGATTACTGTGATTCGAGTCTATAATAATTTCAATggcagaaattcagaaatgtatatatatgtgaAGCACGTTTAATGCGTTCTGATGATATAGATGGTAGGAGTGTGTTAGCTTTTGTTGGCAATAAAAGTTTTATCTGCTGTCGATAACAGTAACCAATGGataagtaattattattatcgacaTTATACTAGGTCTCTTTGATTGAGGCGCtccgcgcctaacctaacaatgttgagcgagcgaataaatttcacgctaaagtaaaaatagtcaaccgtgtcatccggttgaattggttgagtggtgcaagaaAAAAACGTgggcaaaaaatttgaaaagtcaagtacataagcgcgagcaaattcaattttgcattaaagtctacggggatatggtatacacgaggtcattttgaataattaattacacgttttgtggatatattttgtgcacttttatgattgaagaatggtcaGTAATGCATTACTTACATgcttcgatcataaaagttcataaataatgttcgagtaatgagtaattaattattttgggtcagccttgcgatacgtacatgagccgcctatgtcaattctactgcgcatgcaaagtgcaaagtttcggcactttgacgacgtagtatggttcctgaggcatttagaaacaaatttctattagggttggatgcgttttgatgcctaataaagccagaaaatcaatttttgtcgaattcgggcgaaaacggtacaggtggcgccatctagcggcgagcggcggaactacgaaaaactaaaatctcgattttctcgaaaactagggacttttccgaaattctgagatatacaaattgttccttatcgcctacggaatcgaacgaatgcaattatagcctgctaggacaattattaaggaaaatagaaaaagagctcatttcatggactaaaaaattggcgtccatctagcggcgaaagttggaactacaaaaatataaaaatgcgattttctcggtaattagcgaactttgagtacttccgaggctcagaaagtgttatgtgatcgcattagatgcaaaataaagcaataaaagcttCCTGAAAGctgtaataaagaaaataaaaaaaatgtcattttatggagaaaatttgtggcgccgtctagcggcgaaactgcgaactaaattgaaaaacgtatgtccgaacacgcgttaaggaaaaatataaaaagtaatatttcgcaagtttgacgacgtagtatgcttctttagacattttaaagtaatttttgttcaataagttattcatttttttgcctattaagcccagaaaatcaatttttatttgaccccttaacgcgtgttcgggcATGcggttttttcagtttagttcgcagcttcgccgctagatggcgccacaaattttctccataaaatgacattttttttattttctttattaaagctttcaggaagcttttattgctttattttgcatctaatgcgatcacataacactttctgagcctcggaagtactcaaagttcgctaattaccgagaaaatcgcatttttatatttttgtagttccaactttcgccgctagatggacgccaattttttagtccatgaaatgagctctttttctattttccttaataattgtcctagcaggctataattgcattcgttcgattccgtaggcgataaggaacaatttgtatatctcagaatttcggaaaagtccctagttttcgagaaaatcgagattctaggttttcgtagttccgccgctcgccgctagatggcgcaacctgtaccgttttcgaccgaattcgacaaaaattga includes:
- the beta'COP gene encoding coatomer subunit beta', whose amino-acid sequence is MPLRLDIKRKLTARSDRVKSVDLHPTEPWMLCSLYQGNVNIWNHETQMLVKTFEVCDLPVRTAKFVPRKNWVVTGSDDMHIRVFNYNTLERVHAFEAHSDYVRCIAVHPTQPFILTSSDDMLIKLWNWEKAWIGQQVFEGHTHYVMQIVFNPKDNNTFASASLDRTVKVWQLGSSTANFTLEGHEKGANCVDYYHGGDKPYLISGADDKYVKIWDYQNKTCVQTLEGHTQNISAVCFHPELPIILTGSEDGTVRIWHAGTYRLESSLNYGFERVWTIACMRGSNNVAIGYDEGSVMVKVGREEPAVSMDSLGGKIVWAKHSEIQQVNLKALGEEAQDGERLPLAVKDMGACEIYPQTIQHNPNGRFLVVCGDGEYIIYTSMALRNKAFGQASEFVWAADSSQYAVRESNTTVKVFKNFKEKKSFKPEFGADGIFGGFLLGVSSGSGLSFFDWDTLKLVRRIDIQPTHVYWAENASLVTLATSDQYFILKYHSDAVVYAPENSEDIEEAFEMVAEMSEVVKTGLWVGDCFIYTNSVNRVNYFVGGEVVTVSHLDRPMYLLGYVPRDNRLYLCDKELSVVSYSLLLSVLEYQTAVMRKDFETADRVLPTVPKEHRTRVAHFLEKQGFKEQALAVSTDPEHRFELALALGDLVTAHSLAKEANSQQKWRQLASLATQKGKLCLAQECLHQAQDFGGLLLLATSTGNANMIQKLGADANETGKNNISFLSYFILGDVDKCLDILIKTDRIPEAAFFARTYAPSKISSIVKLWKEKLSTVSEKAGQSLADPEQYENLFPGYRESLKVEQFLREQSKQKIPASAFPNVQSNVDRKPFEEMLAAEEANQFTYKPGTTTNGEFEVPSTEGLTNRLQDLDISKVIPPSAEKSSVPEKAAKPSSNSRPLTVDEDDLDLDFEIDETIDTTGVSLDDDLLEED